One Brevibacillus choshinensis genomic window carries:
- a CDS encoding MFS transporter translates to MNMKIYILAIAAFVVGTVELIIGGILDIVAEDLHVSISTAGWLITLFSVVFALSAPVLQAMTANVERKELLLWTLAVFFVGNAISSLSPSYWILMLGRMLSASSGSLIIVLSITIASSIAQEEFRARAIGTIFMGVSGSLVLGVPIGLVIGNAFGWRAPFIFISVLTLASMVAIYAFLPKIPPRPTIPLRQQLATLKKPKIISAQFTSVFMLTGHLTLYAYFTPFLKTALNVSSVWVSFIYFVFGLSAVCGGGIGGWVADKWGSTRSILSIIAAFAAVMFLIPAVTSSLYLFLIVMVLWSMLSWAITPAQQNYLIESAPESYEIQQGLNTSALHLGIALGSAVGGMVITHASVLSTPWVGGIFVLISFMCAVFSISRPSAVQPQPTITV, encoded by the coding sequence GTGAACATGAAAATTTACATCCTTGCCATCGCAGCTTTTGTCGTAGGAACGGTGGAGCTAATCATCGGAGGAATTTTAGACATCGTCGCAGAGGATTTGCACGTTTCGATCAGTACGGCCGGCTGGCTGATCACGCTGTTCTCGGTTGTTTTTGCCCTATCAGCACCGGTTCTTCAGGCAATGACAGCAAATGTGGAGCGAAAAGAGCTGTTGCTCTGGACACTGGCTGTTTTCTTCGTCGGCAACGCCATATCATCGCTCAGTCCGAGTTATTGGATCTTGATGCTGGGACGGATGTTATCTGCTTCAAGCGGTTCTTTGATCATCGTTCTTTCCATCACGATCGCTTCTTCCATCGCGCAGGAAGAGTTCCGTGCCAGAGCCATCGGCACGATTTTCATGGGAGTCAGCGGGTCTCTCGTCTTGGGTGTTCCCATTGGGCTTGTCATCGGCAACGCCTTCGGATGGCGAGCCCCCTTCATTTTCATCTCTGTCTTGACGCTCGCTTCCATGGTCGCCATTTACGCCTTTTTGCCTAAGATACCGCCAAGGCCAACGATTCCGCTAAGACAGCAGCTGGCCACCTTGAAAAAACCGAAAATCATCAGCGCTCAATTCACATCGGTTTTCATGCTGACAGGACATTTGACGCTGTACGCCTATTTCACTCCGTTTTTAAAAACAGCTCTGAACGTGTCATCTGTCTGGGTCAGCTTCATCTATTTCGTATTCGGCCTCTCTGCCGTATGCGGCGGAGGCATCGGTGGATGGGTTGCGGACAAATGGGGATCGACTCGAAGCATTTTGTCCATCATTGCTGCATTTGCCGCAGTCATGTTCCTCATCCCGGCTGTCACGTCCTCCCTCTATCTGTTTCTCATCGTGATGGTTCTATGGAGCATGTTGAGCTGGGCCATTACGCCTGCACAGCAAAATTACCTGATTGAGTCCGCTCCGGAATCCTATGAGATACAGCAAGGCCTGAATACGTCAGCTCTGCACCTTGGGATTGCCTTGGGTTCTGCAGTCGGCGGAATGGTCATTACCCATGCTTCTGTCCTGTCCACGCCTTGGGTGGGCGGAATTTTTGTCCTGATCTCATTTATGTGTGCTGTTTTTTCCATTTCCAGACCATCTGCGGTCCAACCCCAACCGACTATAACCGTATAA